From [Clostridium] symbiosum, a single genomic window includes:
- a CDS encoding HAD hydrolase-like protein — translation MPINQKKIPGNRKTKSNRRYRGIIFDLDGTLLDTAEGVLESVRYTTRMMGYETPDEDVMQTFIGPPIKHSLMQVYNIGEEEAVRATEIFRNRYKDHDLLKAAPYEGMMKLLEDLKKEGYLIGVATLKREDYAVTLLEHYHISNYCDCICGSDFASKMQKTDVLKKCLGGLNLSPDEAVLIGDTASDGNGARKAGTDLIGVTYGFGPSTPDGWKEFDPVYIAGKPADIGLFLGLEPET, via the coding sequence ATGCCAATTAATCAAAAGAAGATTCCGGGAAACCGGAAAACTAAAAGTAACCGCCGATACCGCGGCATCATTTTCGATTTGGACGGCACTCTGCTCGATACCGCAGAAGGCGTTCTGGAAAGTGTCCGCTACACTACCAGGATGATGGGATATGAAACACCGGATGAGGATGTGATGCAGACCTTTATCGGCCCTCCGATCAAACACTCTCTTATGCAGGTATATAATATCGGTGAGGAGGAAGCAGTCCGGGCAACCGAAATTTTCCGGAACCGTTATAAAGATCACGATCTTCTGAAGGCCGCTCCCTACGAGGGCATGATGAAACTTCTGGAGGATTTGAAAAAGGAGGGGTATCTCATCGGCGTTGCCACGCTGAAACGGGAAGATTACGCAGTCACTCTTCTTGAGCATTACCACATCAGCAACTACTGCGACTGTATCTGCGGCAGCGATTTTGCCAGCAAAATGCAAAAGACCGATGTGCTGAAGAAATGTCTGGGCGGACTGAACCTGTCGCCCGACGAGGCTGTTCTAATCGGAGATACCGCTTCCGACGGCAATGGCGCCAGAAAGGCGGGAACCGATCTGATTGGGGTAACCTATGGCTTCGGCCCCTCCACACCGGACGGCTGGAAAGAGTTTGACCCCGTTTATATAGCCGGTAAACCGGCAGACATTGGATTGTTTCTAGGCTTAGAGCCAGAAACCTGA
- a CDS encoding aldolase catalytic domain-containing protein encodes MKEVKLLDCTLRDGGFVNDWNFGHANIVNIFERLISSGVDTLEIGFLDDRRPFDINRTIMPDTKSADKIFDKLSKGNSMIVAMIDYGTCGISNLSRCEETFIDGIRVIFKKHVMKEAIDYCRQVKELGYDVFVQAVSITSYSDREMLDLIDLVNELEPYALSIVDTYGLLHQENLLHYFELLNHNLKKEIGIGYHSHNNFQLAYSNSIDILREPADRMVLIDASLYGMGKSAGNLPLELIAMYMNTFFGKNYNTAQMLEAIDINIMPFFRKTPWGYNLFFYIAASNNCHPSYVKFLMDKQTLSLKALNGILDSIEPEKKLLYDKEYIEQLYRTYQSTDCNDEADINKLTECLAGKPVLLLGPGKNMELQKEKVLSYIEKTKPIIISVNYIPDGISINYAFLSNSRRYVQLGSRLLELSDSPENAVRVIATSNVTNVKDRFDYTLNYSSLIDLDAEIIDNSFVMLLNVLVKTGVRHAACAGFDGYSYHGDNYFNADMDYQIAREKSQGINQYVKDTLNRLSGTLDVEFITDSLYQR; translated from the coding sequence ATGAAAGAAGTAAAATTACTCGACTGTACGCTGCGCGACGGCGGATTTGTCAACGACTGGAATTTCGGACACGCTAACATTGTCAATATATTTGAACGCCTTATCAGTTCGGGTGTGGATACACTGGAAATCGGTTTTCTGGATGACCGCCGTCCCTTTGACATAAACAGGACGATTATGCCCGACACAAAAAGTGCAGACAAAATTTTTGACAAGCTTAGTAAGGGTAATTCCATGATTGTCGCCATGATAGACTATGGAACCTGCGGCATCTCAAACCTTTCCCGCTGTGAAGAGACCTTTATCGACGGAATCCGGGTGATCTTTAAAAAACATGTAATGAAAGAGGCAATCGACTACTGCCGCCAGGTTAAAGAGCTGGGATATGACGTATTCGTACAGGCCGTCTCCATCACCAGCTATTCCGACCGGGAAATGCTCGATCTAATCGATCTGGTAAATGAGCTGGAACCCTACGCCCTTTCCATCGTAGACACTTACGGCCTGCTGCACCAGGAGAACCTGCTGCACTATTTTGAACTTTTAAACCATAATCTGAAAAAGGAAATCGGAATCGGCTATCACTCACATAACAATTTCCAGTTAGCTTATTCCAACAGCATTGATATCCTCCGTGAACCTGCAGACCGCATGGTTCTGATCGACGCTTCCTTATATGGGATGGGCAAAAGCGCGGGAAACCTTCCGCTGGAGCTGATCGCCATGTACATGAATACCTTCTTCGGAAAGAATTACAATACTGCCCAGATGCTGGAGGCCATTGATATCAATATCATGCCGTTTTTCAGGAAAACCCCATGGGGATATAACCTTTTCTTCTATATTGCCGCCTCCAACAACTGTCATCCAAGCTACGTAAAATTCCTGATGGACAAACAGACCCTGTCCTTAAAGGCCCTGAACGGGATCCTGGACAGCATCGAACCCGAGAAAAAACTGCTCTACGATAAAGAATATATCGAGCAGTTGTACCGCACCTACCAGAGCACGGATTGCAACGACGAGGCCGACATAAACAAATTGACCGAATGCCTGGCGGGCAAACCCGTCCTTCTCCTGGGTCCCGGCAAAAATATGGAACTTCAAAAAGAAAAGGTGCTTTCTTACATTGAAAAAACAAAACCAATCATTATTTCCGTGAACTATATTCCGGACGGCATTTCCATCAACTATGCGTTTTTGAGCAACTCCAGACGCTACGTCCAGCTCGGCAGCCGACTGCTGGAGCTCTCCGATTCACCGGAAAATGCAGTCAGGGTCATTGCGACATCCAATGTCACCAACGTAAAGGATCGCTTCGATTACACCTTAAACTACAGCTCCCTGATCGATCTGGATGCCGAGATTATTGATAATTCATTCGTCATGCTTTTAAATGTGCTCGTTAAAACAGGCGTACGCCATGCCGCATGTGCCGGTTTCGACGGATACAGCTATCACGGCGACAACTACTTTAATGCAGATATGGATTACCAGATTGCCCGGGAAAAATCACAGGGCATCAACCAGTATGTCAAAGACACCCTGAACCGTCTATCCGGAACCCTGGATGTCGAATTTATTACAGATTCGCTGTATCAGCGTTAA